In Paenibacillus xylanilyticus, the genomic window TTGAGGATTTCATGGGGGACATCCGGTCCAGCCTCCTTTGTCCTTTTTCTATACGTTATGAAGAAGGTGGACAGAACTGAACCGGGTTTAATGATGAATGTTACGAGATAGAGCATAAGACACGGAAACTTATGGGGACTATAGGAGGAAAAGCGGGTTGGACCGTGCATTCAACTTATATGGAAAACAAGGGCGCACCAGCCATAGGTAATGGCGTGATGTGCCCCGGTCATGTTTGCGAGATATTCAACAGGCTTAAACGAATCTAAAGATCTTTTCGTTGAAAGTTTCTGCGTGGAGAAGTAACTTTGCCGATTTTATCGGTATCGTTCTCTTTGGGTACCAGACGTTCGTCCGTGCGGCCTTCGTGATGATTCTCAAACATGTACTCGGTCAGCTTCCATTCCGATTTGCCCAGAACCGGATCAGCCGGGAAATGTTGACCACGGTGCAGATGTTCCTCGCGACCCGCTTCATTGATGTAAACTCCGTCGACTTCCACCTTTTCATGCGAAAGGGGCAGCATATCCTGTTCTTTGCGGTCCATGAAACAGCGCCTCCTTTGATACCAGTAATTTAACTGTATGAGTTGTCCGTGATAATATCCCCCGAATAGTTCCGTGTTATGCTGGATAGAATTAATTCCGTACAGAAGGGACATATTCATAAAATATGATTCGGGATTAAACTTTTTGGGCGTAAAAACCGTTATAAATAATAAGCAAAATCGTCAAGTCGTAACATACTCCCGAATATGCTACAATAAGATTATGATTCAAACCGAATCATATCGGGTATTTATAGTGTCAGGTACTTGCTTTCAGCGAGGTTCCCGACCTAAAGCTTGCTTTAAGCCGCGCACACAACTTCATGGATGGCATTTAAGACTTATTCGGCGTTCTCTAAACGGAGCATTCACTTTCAACGTTTTGGGAGGGAATTACAATGGCAACGAAAGGTCACAATGAGGTC contains:
- a CDS encoding transposase translates to MDRKEQDMLPLSHEKVEVDGVYINEAGREEHLHRGQHFPADPVLGKSEWKLTEYMFENHHEGRTDERLVPKENDTDKIGKVTSPRRNFQRKDL